Genomic DNA from uncultured Acetobacterium sp.:
AAAGCACGCTGAACACGCTGATGGCCATGCTGCCCCAGGGGAATACAAAATCGATATTGTCCGTTCCGCCGAGAACCATCCCTTTGTAGATCAGCCAGGAAGCGATGGCCGCGATGGGAAGCCCGAAGAGTAGCGCCCTCAGGCCATAAAAGGCACACTCAAAATTCATCATCTTCTGGAAATCGCGGTCGGACATCCCCACCGAGCGGAGCATCGCAAGCTCTCGTCGACGCAGCTTGATATTGGTGGAAATCGTGTTAAACACGTTGGCAACCGCAATCAGCGAAATCATCATGATAAACGTATACGCGAAGACGTTGGCAATGAAGATGTAATTGCGGCTTTCATCAAGCATCTTATAGGTATTGTAGAGGGTGTAATCGGCGGTAATTCCGGCGCCCTGAATCATCGTTTCCATTTCAGCCGTTGACTGGGTGGGGTTCGTTGAGCGAAAGGTTAAGCCCTTAACAGCCACCTCGGCATCGGTATTTTCAAACTGCGCTTTGAGTGAATAAGGCGCCATCACCTTAAAAAAGAACGGAGTCTTCGAACCGATGTTTCCCGGGATCGGGAGTGTATCTGGCGGTACGATTTCGACAAAGGTGAGGCTGACATTTTGACCCGGTTCTGTCGTTGGTTCTCCATTTGTTTCGGGAGCAATGGTAAGATTCAGGGAAGTACGTGCGAACAGATCACGAAGCTGACCAACCTCAGCCATTTGACTAGCCTGGCTCGGCATTTTGGCAACGGCGATCAATTTCGCATTGGATCCGGTATAATCCGCGGCCGGGAAGCCCAAGCCACTTAGCATATTCAGATAGGTACTGTTATCAAGAAACTGGATGTCCATGGGCAGATTAACCGTTTCGTCCGGCGCATGTGAACCGGCGGTTACCCAGTAATCGTCGGAAAGATCGCTTGCTTTGGCAGTACATGCATACTTCATCAGTGTTTGATACGAGCTTTCATAAACACCGTCGGCGGTTTTTAGTTTGTCATAAAGCGGCAATAGTTCGCGATCGTCCATGCTCTGTGTGGCAAAGCCGATGTCATAGGTCGTAAAGGCGACTGATCGCTCGGCTGCTTGTTTCATATCCGTTACAAAAGCACTGGCCGAGACAAACAGCACGACGCTTAAAACAAGTGACAGCACAATGCTGCGATAGCCTTTCTTGTTGCGCTTAAAATTCTTTAGCGCCAGGGTTCCTTCCAAACCGTAAAGTCGCTGTGCCAGTTTTGATGTTTTCACGGCTTTGGATTCAACCTTGATCGTGTTGGTCTGGCGAATGCTCTCCATTACGGGCGTGTTTGCAGCTTTCCGGGCGGGAATATAGGCCGAAATCAAAATCGTAACCATGCTAACCGCTGCCGCAACGACAATGACGGGGATCGACACGGTCAAGGTTAATGGGACGTTACTGTACATGACGTTGCCAAAATTCTCCGCGACAACGGAAATCACCAGGCTGATACTGCCGATGCCGACCAAAACGCCAATCGGGATGCCGACCGCCCCGATACAAAGCCCCTCAAACAGCACCGAATTTCGTAGTTGCTTTGCTGTCGCGCCCACCGATGAAAGAATTCCGAACTGCCGGGTGCGTTCGTTCAGCGAG
This window encodes:
- a CDS encoding FtsX-like permease family protein — encoded protein: MNIFSKITLQSMIKSRTRTLVTIIGVVLSAAMITAVATFGVSLLTYLTNGAAQKYGDWHIEFVDVPATFVQERNHDEGVANTAAFENIGYATLDGGKNPDKPYLFIAGFSPEAFDTLSINLISGRLPQNSGEILVSGSVAANGGVKFAVGDTLSLAVGNRISGNESLGQHDPYTAGGETLVPQDEQTYTVVGIYQRPGFEESTAPGYTLITKAAAQDQADSFSLFVTLTNPRSVQAYINSTAGAGVYVLNDNVLRFMGLSDDNVFNLFLYAVGGILVAIVMIGSIFLIYNAFNISLNERTRQFGILSSVGATAKQLRNSVLFEGLCIGAVGIPIGVLVGIGSISLVISVVAENFGNVMYSNVPLTLTVSIPVIVVAAAVSMVTILISAYIPARKAANTPVMESIRQTNTIKVESKAVKTSKLAQRLYGLEGTLALKNFKRNKKGYRSIVLSLVLSVVLFVSASAFVTDMKQAAERSVAFTTYDIGFATQSMDDRELLPLYDKLKTADGVYESSYQTLMKYACTAKASDLSDDYWVTAGSHAPDETVNLPMDIQFLDNSTYLNMLSGLGFPAADYTGSNAKLIAVAKMPSQASQMAEVGQLRDLFARTSLNLTIAPETNGEPTTEPGQNVSLTFVEIVPPDTLPIPGNIGSKTPFFFKVMAPYSLKAQFENTDAEVAVKGLTFRSTNPTQSTAEMETMIQGAGITADYTLYNTYKMLDESRNYIFIANVFAYTFIMMISLIAVANVFNTISTNIKLRRRELAMLRSVGMSDRDFQKMMNFECAFYGLRALLFGLPIAAIASWLIYKGMVLGGTDNIDFVFPWGSMAISVFSVLFVVFITMLYAISKIKKENIIDALRDDMT